GCACGAGCAGCCCTCGACCGGCATCCCGACTTTTTCCATCTTCGCGAGGAGTTTTTGCGCCCCCGCGAGCTTGCACGAGAGCCCGGTGCAGACGCGGATTTTGGTGTTCGGGTTGGCGAGCAGATGGAAGAAGCTGCCTACTCCGTAGACCTCGGCCTCGGGCGTGAGTGTTTGGAGCGAGACGGTCCGCGCCGCGCCGGGCACCAGCCCGCCGGCCTTTTGGAGTTGTTCGGGGACAGCGGCTTTATCGTGGTTCAATCCTAACCTTCCTGGCACGGCGGGTCTTGAGGCCATGATGCTCGTGGGTCTATCGGCCGCGCTACATTCACAACAATAGTGTAGCCCGAGGTCCGGGCAAACATTATCGCAATTCCAAGCGTCCAAGTCGGATCGCTTGTTAGATCGGCACAACGCGCAGTCGCCGGACAAGATCGCGCAGGATGCTCGGCGGGAAGATGGACTCTGCCGGAAGATCAGAGGAGAGCCAACGCATCGAACCGGCGGGCCGGTGTACGCGACGCGAGTGGGGGCGACTTGGGTTTGGTCGCGGAGTCGACGGGTGTGGTCAACGCGAGCGCGTTCGGGGTCGGCCTGGTAACGGCCGCACGCTGCAGCTCCGGTGTCAGACCCGCGGCGGCCTGCGGCCGGGGGCGGCGCGCCGGCGGGGGTGTGGCGTCCGGTGTGGGGCTTGCCGGGGTGGCCGGGGAATCCGGGGAATCCGGGGCGGTGGGGCGGGTGTTGGCGGGTCGTGTGGGCGAGCCGGCGCTGTTGTTGTTATTGCTGTTGCCTGTGTCGGGGTCGGCGGGGGTTTGGCCGTTGCTGGTGGGGTTCGCGGGTGCTGAGCCGTTGCCGAAGTTTGCGATCACGATCGACAGGTCGCCGCTGCCGACGGTTCCGCTGGCATCGAGGTCGGCGGCGGCGGCCTCGGGGCTTGATGCAGCGGCGTCGCCCCACAAGGCGAGCAGCGCGTCGAGGTCGGCGGTGCCGACGAAGCCGTCGCCCGTGATGTCGCCTGCGATGCCGACGGCCTCGTCTTGGCCCGGTGTGCCGTGCGTGGTGGTGGAGGCCTTCCAGTTGTTGGCGTTGTTGTAGTTGCCCTGGTTGTTGATGACGACCAGTGACGGGCCGTCGCCGTCGGGCGTGGCGGGCCACGATACTGCGTCGTCGTAGACGAACTGCTGGATCGTGCTGTTGTCGGCATCGGTGAGCCGCAGTGTTTCGCCGCTGTTGGCGAGGTTGCCTGCGTATTGGCCGGCGACGTTGATGCCGGTGCCGTAGCGCTGGGTGAACGCGGCGAGGTCGCTGACAACGACGATGCGCTGGCCCGGCGCGAGCGCGTCGAGGCCGAAGGTGAAGGCGATGCCGTCGAGTGCGCCATCGACGACGGTGCGTTTGAGCTGGACGCCGTGGAGGGAGATCGTTTGGCCGGAGGTGTTGATGAGCTCGATGAACTCGAAGGCGTCGCCGTCGGTGAAGCCCGCGGCCTGCTCGGCGGCGGATGGGACCTGCGGGTTGTAGTGCAGCTCGGCGACGCGGAGGTTCGTGGCGTCGGCGGGGGTGTCGGCGAGGACGAAGCCGGCCTGGAGCTTGGCGGACCAGGTGCCCGAGCGCAGGAGGCGCGCGGTGACCGTCGCGTGGTCGGGCAGCGCAAGGGTGCCGGTGTAGAGGATCGCGCCGGCGTTGACCCCGCCGCCGACGGCACGCGGGTCGCTGCCGTCGAGCGTGTAGTACAGGTTGCCGACCGCCTCGTTGTTGATGATCGTGACCTGGCCGGTGGGCAGGACGCCGCCGTGCTGGGCGAAGGACGGGGCCTCGAAGCTCGTCGCCGGGTAGAGCCCCGCGGCGCGGAGCTGGCTCAAGACGATGCCGTTGCGCGCGGGGAAGTAGTTGTCGAGTTTTTCATCGACGAACGGGTCGTAGTGGTCGATGACGTTGTAGGGGTCGTTGGGCGTGAGCTCGTCGCCCCACCGCGCGGCCTCGGCGTTGAGCGCGGGGCGGATGGTATCGACGATCGACTGGAACCGCGCGGTGGTCGCGGCTGTCGAAAGCGCCCCGCCGTTGAACATGTGCTCATGGACACGGTCGGCGAAGAGCTGGCGGAACTCCGCGTTCTGGCGTAGCCGGTCGTAGAGGACGCCCGGCGAGTTGGCGGTGCTGACGCCTGTGCGGTCGGAGTTCACGCTGAACAGGAAGTTCTCTGCGTCCCACGAGATGAAGGTGAACGCGCCGTTGGCCGCCCGGTCACGCACCGCGTACCAGTTGTTGTGGGGCCAGTCGTGGTTGCCGCCCCAGAAGTTGAGCAGCAGGTAGTCGGCGAACTGCTCCATGTCGAGGTATTGTTGGAGGTCGTTGTACGCGGCGTTATTCGAGAGCGAGCCGTTGGGGCCATTACCCAGCGCGATCTGCATCATCGCGTTCCAGCCGGTGAGGTCGCCGTCGACGAGCTCGACCCCGGTCTTGATGATGTCGTAGTCGGCGTCGCTGCCGCCGAAGTAGCTCTGCATGAACTCGTCGTCGGGGCGCTCGGTGGGGTTGTAGAGCCCCCAGTATTGGCCGTTGATATAGAGGTGGACCCAGTCGCCGCCGATCGCGAAACCGCCCATGGCGTCGTGGGTTTCGTGCGCGAACTGGTCGCGCAGATAGCTGGACCGCGAGCGCCCGCAGCAAGGACCGCCCAGCCCGCCGCTGTCGCTTTGGAACGTCCACGTGTCGAAGTAGTTGCCGCGGATGGCGATCGAGTTGATTTCGTCGGTGTGCTCGGCCCCGAAGAAGGGGTACAGCAGCTTCGGGGCGCCGTACTCTTCGCGGAAGACCAGCCGCATCGACTTCTTGCCGACCGCACGGTTGGTGCTGCCCGAGCCCATGATGCGGATGCCGGCGTCTTGCTGGAACAAGCCCGTGCCGTCGGTACCGATCAGCTCGACCGAGACCGGCCGCTCCCACGCGATGCCGGACTGTCGGGGGTTTGCGTAGAACCCGTTGGGGCCCCAGGCGTCCTGCGCATCCATCACCAGCGACAGTGTCGGGATCGACATCAGGTCGTCGATGAGCGCACCCGAGTAGCGCGGGTCGTTGACGATATCCGGGTCCAAGACATAGTCCCATGTCGAGGTACCGTTGGGCGGCGTCGGGAGCCCGGCCCCGTCCTGCTGCAACACATCCTCGAGGAAGAAGTACGACTGCGTGTCGATATTCGACGACGCGAACCCGGGCTTCGTGGCAACGGCGCGGAGGACGGTGGTCGTGTTGATCGGTACCGCGCCGGTGTAGAGCGTGCCGTGGGTGGTGCTCGGCGCGCTGCCGTCGGTCGTGTAGTAGATGTCTGCGCCGGGGGTCGGGGTCGTGATCGCGACGCTGAACGCCGAGGTGAAGAACCCGCGGTCGATACTGAACGCGGTATCGCCGACGAAACCGAGGAACGTCGAGCCGTTGGTCTGCCCGGGGGTCGGGGCCGAGAGGAACCCCGTTTCGACCGGCTGCACAACGCTCCCGCTGCCCGCGACGAGTTTCGGAATCATCAGCATATCGCTGCTGCCGGGGGTATTGAGCGCATGGATCGCGAGTACGTTGGTGCCGACCAGGAGCTCATCGAGGTGGCCGCCGAGGTCGAAGTCGACGAAGTCTTCGATCACGACGCCGTCGCCCCGGCCGTCGGTCGCGGCGGAGTCCCACTGCACAACGGCGGGCTCGAAGTCGGCCGCGACGCGCTCGCCGTTGAGGTAGGCGACAAAGCCGTCGTCGTACATCATGCCCAGCGTCAGCGCGTTGATCGACGACGGGTCGGCGACGTTGAACGTGAAGCGGGCGTAGGCCGAGGTCGTGCCCGACGGCAGCGTGGTATCAATGAAGGCGGCGAAGTTCGTGCCAGCACCCGGGCTGTTTTCGTAGCCCAGCCCCCCGGTGGTCCCCGCGCCGCCCGCCCAGGCGGCGTCGTTGAACCCAGGCTGCGTCCAGCTTAGCCCCAGCGCGCCGCTTGTCGGGACGTGGTAGCGCATCGCCGAGGTGTCATCGACGAGGGTCTCGCTGCTCGTGCTCATCGCCAGCCCGTAGGAAACATCAGCCTGCTGTGCGGGGTACTGCGGCGCGTAATCGTGCGCGACGGTGACGCCGTCGGCCTCGACCAGCGCGAGGTACTCGCCGCCGGCGGAGAGCTTGAAGTTCGTGTGCAGCTCCGTGCCGTCGCTGTCCGCGCGGTCCTTGCCCGAGGCAAAGACGACCATGAACTG
The sequence above is a segment of the Phycisphaeraceae bacterium D3-23 genome. Coding sequences within it:
- a CDS encoding lamin tail domain-containing protein encodes the protein MKRLKQSRTASKPHTGETLQTLEPRLLFSAVPLITEFVASNDTGLQDEDGERSDWIELYNGGDTALGLNGWHLTDDAGDLDRWSLPDVSLAPGQFMVVFASGKDRADSDGTELHTNFKLSAGGEYLALVEADGVTVAHDYAPQYPAQQADVSYGLAMSTSSETLVDDTSAMRYHVPTSGALGLSWTQPGFNDAAWAGGAGTTGGLGYENSPGAGTNFAAFIDTTLPSGTTSAYARFTFNVADPSSINALTLGMMYDDGFVAYLNGERVAADFEPAVVQWDSAATDGRGDGVVIEDFVDFDLGGHLDELLVGTNVLAIHALNTPGSSDMLMIPKLVAGSGSVVQPVETGFLSAPTPGQTNGSTFLGFVGDTAFSIDRGFFTSAFSVAITTPTPGADIYYTTDGSAPSTTHGTLYTGAVPINTTTVLRAVATKPGFASSNIDTQSYFFLEDVLQQDGAGLPTPPNGTSTWDYVLDPDIVNDPRYSGALIDDLMSIPTLSLVMDAQDAWGPNGFYANPRQSGIAWERPVSVELIGTDGTGLFQQDAGIRIMGSGSTNRAVGKKSMRLVFREEYGAPKLLYPFFGAEHTDEINSIAIRGNYFDTWTFQSDSGGLGGPCCGRSRSSYLRDQFAHETHDAMGGFAIGGDWVHLYINGQYWGLYNPTERPDDEFMQSYFGGSDADYDIIKTGVELVDGDLTGWNAMMQIALGNGPNGSLSNNAAYNDLQQYLDMEQFADYLLLNFWGGNHDWPHNNWYAVRDRAANGAFTFISWDAENFLFSVNSDRTGVSTANSPGVLYDRLRQNAEFRQLFADRVHEHMFNGGALSTAATTARFQSIVDTIRPALNAEAARWGDELTPNDPYNVIDHYDPFVDEKLDNYFPARNGIVLSQLRAAGLYPATSFEAPSFAQHGGVLPTGQVTIINNEAVGNLYYTLDGSDPRAVGGGVNAGAILYTGTLALPDHATVTARLLRSGTWSAKLQAGFVLADTPADATNLRVAELHYNPQVPSAAEQAAGFTDGDAFEFIELINTSGQTISLHGVQLKRTVVDGALDGIAFTFGLDALAPGQRIVVVSDLAAFTQRYGTGINVAGQYAGNLANSGETLRLTDADNSTIQQFVYDDAVSWPATPDGDGPSLVVINNQGNYNNANNWKASTTTHGTPGQDEAVGIAGDITGDGFVGTADLDALLALWGDAAASSPEAAAADLDASGTVGSGDLSIVIANFGNGSAPANPTSNGQTPADPDTGNSNNNNSAGSPTRPANTRPTAPDSPDSPATPASPTPDATPPPARRPRPQAAAGLTPELQRAAVTRPTPNALALTTPVDSATKPKSPPLASRTPARRFDALALL